In the Elusimicrobiota bacterium genome, TCGCGGGGACTACGGACAAACTTTTTTGGGAAGGAAAAAGGTCCGGATTTTTCGTCGAATCCCGCGATCCAACTGAAAATTACAGGCTAGTCTGCATCTGGGTATTGAGGAAGGGGGAGGCTCGCGACAGCCGTGACAATAAATCGAGCGCCGTCTGATTTCCTCTTATTGGGCAACGACTAAGAAGAAGTTCAGACGTTTCTCCCTCTCCCGCTCGCGGGAGAGGGTCGGGGAGAGGGTGGTGTTTTCCAATAAGGAAACGATCGATAATTTTATTGGTTTAAATTCGAACCCGTTCGGTGGCCATTTCAGACCAAAATGACCAGTCGCCCACTCGAGGACAAGAAATAAGGAATCCCGTTACCCCGTACTTTTCATGCCCGCGGCGAGACCGTTCACGGTGAGAAGAAGGATTCTCAAAATCCGCTCTTGTTCCGATGCGGAAAGTCCTGGACGACGCCAAAGGGCCAAATGCCTGACTTGAAGAGCGTTCAGAGAATCCACGTAAGGGTTTCGAACCCGGATGGACTCGCGCAGGACTGGATGGCCCGACAAAAGGCCCGGGTGGCCCGTCACACGGCGAACCGATCGCACCGTCCGATTGTATTCGTCGTGGATACGCCCAAAAACAATATCGCGAACGCGGGCGTCCTTGACCAACGCCGCGTACCGCGCGGCGATCGTCATGTCGGCCTTGGCTAAAGACAACTCCAGATTATCAACAAGCGCCGCAAAAAAGGGCCAACGCCGATACATTTCCTGAAGGTCCTCCCATCCCCGTGACCGTTCGTCCCCTAAACTTTCCAACGCGCTCCCGGCCCCGAACCACGCGGGAAGAAGCACACGGGACTGTGTCCAGGAAAACACCCAGGGGATGGCCCGCATTCCGTCTAAAGACCGCGCTCCACCGCGAAACACCGGCCGGGAAGCGATGCGCACCCGTTCAATCAAATCAATGGGAGTGGCCTCAAAAAAATACGGAGCGAAATCCGGTGTGTCGTAAACGAGAGCGCGGTAATGGGCGCGGGATCGGTCCGCCAAATCCGCCAAGAGGGGCTCATACTTTGCCTGAAGAACTCCCGCCAAATTCTTTTGAGGAGGTTCGAGGGCCGCCCCCAACACCGCGTTGGCCATTTGTTCGAAATTTCGACGGGCAATGGAAGGATGCCCGTATTTAAAAGCGATCACTTCCCCTTGCTCCGTGATGCGCAATTGAAGGTTCGGCGTGGCCGCGGGCGCCGCGCGAATGGCCCGGTGAGCCGGCCCGCCGCCGCGATCGATGGTCCCTCCTTTCCCATGAAAAAAATGAAGGTGAACTCCCACTTTCTCTGCCTCACGACAAAGGGCCCGTTGGGCCCGATACAAATGGGCGTTGGCGGCCAAATAACCGGCGTCCTTGTTGGAATCGGAGTATCCCAACATGATTTCCTGAACATCCCCCCGGGCCGTGATCAGCCCCCGGTAAACGGGATCTCGCCACAACCCCGCCATCAAAGAAGGGGCCCGTTCTAAATCTTCAACTGTTTCAAAGAGCGGAACAATATCGACACCAGACCGCCAACCTCCACGTACGGGGTGAAGGAGCCCCGCTTGCCGAGCCAGATAAATCGCCGCCCACAGATGCTCCGGGCTGTGGGTCATAGAGAGGATGTAGTGATTGGCCGCCCCTTCACCAAAGAGCTTTTGAATCGTGGCCAACATCTTCATCTCTTGAAAAGCCAGCCCCCCGCGGGTTCGCCCCACCTGCGAGAGCCCCTTTCGCACCAACCGCGGCCAATCGGAAGAGGCCGGGGAAGTCCCCAGAACATCCAGAGCCGATTCCCAAACTTTCTGGGAATGTTGTCGAAAATCCAACCGAGCGAAATGAAAACCGAACACCTCCGACTGCCGCTCCAACACTGTCAAGGAACCTCTTGCGGTTCGGTCATACCCACGCCTCTCCAAGTAATCGTGAACCAACCGAAGATCCGCGCGAAACGCTTCCGGCGTTTCGTATCCTCCCGATCGACGCGCTTGACTCCGCGCCAGCCTCGCCTCCACGGCCCACATTTTAGCCCGCACGATTTCCCCGGGCTCCCAAACCGCCCAAGACTTTTCAAGCTCGGGCAACTCCCGCCTGTCTTTTGCCAGGGAGGTTTCCAAGGCGCCCCCTGGGCCCGACCGGTCTTCCCGAACGGTCAACAAGGAAGCCAAGCGCGACACGGAAGCTCGGTAAAATTGGAGGACAGATTTTCTCTGTTCGGTTATCGTCCAGAGCGAAAGGCCTGGCGTCACCGCAGGGTTGCCATCACGATCTCCGCCCACCCACGTGCCGAACCGAATCATTCCCGGCGGAGTGGGAAAACCCGCCTCCGCTAAAGTCCGGGAGGTCGCGTCCCAAAATTCAGCCACGACCGCGGGGACAGAGGTGGAAAGATAAAAGAGGATATTCCGGACTTCGTCTTGAACGGTCAGCGATCGCGCGCGCGTCTGACGCGTGTTCCACAGGATTTCCAGTGTCTCTAAAATTTTAGCATCGCATTGGGCCCGTTCTTGGGGGGTTAAATCCGGCCGAGAATGAATGTCCCACAGGGAAGAAACCCGGTTCAAATGGCGAAGCACCGTCCGCCGTTTCGCCTCGGTGGGATGGGCCGTAAACACGGGTTCCAGGCTCAGGCGAGAGAGGGCTTCACTAAACTTTTTACGACCCGCACCGCGGCCCCATCGATCCACCGCTTCAGCGAAAGACAAGGCGGGCGATCGTCCCTCTCGTTCGTGGTCGCGCAAGCGTTCGCGACGTTGCCTTTCCTCGGCCAAGTTCACCAATTGGAAATACAGCGTAAAAGCGCGGACCATCCGAAAGGCTTCTTCTCCCGAAAGCCCCTGCACCAAACGATTGAGGTGCCCTTCGGCCGGTCGGGAGGAAT is a window encoding:
- a CDS encoding phosphoenolpyruvate carboxylase → MDPRLSTDVRTLTTWLGQVIREREGNVFFSRLERLRHLAKQARNSSRPAEGHLNRLVQGLSGEEAFRMVRAFTLYFQLVNLAEERQRRERLRDHEREGRSPALSFAEAVDRWGRGAGRKKFSEALSRLSLEPVFTAHPTEAKRRTVLRHLNRVSSLWDIHSRPDLTPQERAQCDAKILETLEILWNTRQTRARSLTVQDEVRNILFYLSTSVPAVVAEFWDATSRTLAEAGFPTPPGMIRFGTWVGGDRDGNPAVTPGLSLWTITEQRKSVLQFYRASVSRLASLLTVREDRSGPGGALETSLAKDRRELPELEKSWAVWEPGEIVRAKMWAVEARLARSQARRSGGYETPEAFRADLRLVHDYLERRGYDRTARGSLTVLERQSEVFGFHFARLDFRQHSQKVWESALDVLGTSPASSDWPRLVRKGLSQVGRTRGGLAFQEMKMLATIQKLFGEGAANHYILSMTHSPEHLWAAIYLARQAGLLHPVRGGWRSGVDIVPLFETVEDLERAPSLMAGLWRDPVYRGLITARGDVQEIMLGYSDSNKDAGYLAANAHLYRAQRALCREAEKVGVHLHFFHGKGGTIDRGGGPAHRAIRAAPAATPNLQLRITEQGEVIAFKYGHPSIARRNFEQMANAVLGAALEPPQKNLAGVLQAKYEPLLADLADRSRAHYRALVYDTPDFAPYFFEATPIDLIERVRIASRPVFRGGARSLDGMRAIPWVFSWTQSRVLLPAWFGAGSALESLGDERSRGWEDLQEMYRRWPFFAALVDNLELSLAKADMTIAARYAALVKDARVRDIVFGRIHDEYNRTVRSVRRVTGHPGLLSGHPVLRESIRVRNPYVDSLNALQVRHLALWRRPGLSASEQERILRILLLTVNGLAAGMKSTG